In Herpetosiphon gulosus, the following are encoded in one genomic region:
- a CDS encoding copper chaperone PCu(A)C yields MKRLMLGLLVLILAACGSETTSTTAPSTSNGTANTLGSLTIDGSFARPAFAAATIMQTPTMATTPVSPTMGGGMSGGSAMMGSNSAAYMTIRNTGAADNLISASTDVAGKVELHTVVADGDVMRMEQVEKIEVPANGEALLKPGGFHVMLLEVKQDLKVGDTIDLTLTFEKAGTITLKVPVQMPSAQ; encoded by the coding sequence ATGAAACGTTTAATGCTTGGTTTATTGGTCTTGATTTTGGCTGCTTGTGGCTCGGAAACCACCTCAACGACAGCTCCTAGCACGAGCAATGGTACTGCAAATACGCTTGGTTCGTTGACAATCGACGGCTCATTTGCCCGCCCAGCCTTTGCTGCTGCTACGATTATGCAAACCCCAACCATGGCGACTACGCCGGTTAGCCCAACGATGGGTGGTGGTATGAGCGGTGGCAGTGCTATGATGGGCAGCAATAGCGCTGCCTATATGACGATTCGCAATACTGGCGCTGCTGATAACTTAATTTCAGCCTCAACCGATGTTGCTGGCAAAGTTGAGCTGCATACGGTCGTGGCCGATGGCGATGTGATGCGCATGGAACAAGTCGAAAAAATCGAAGTGCCAGCCAATGGCGAAGCACTGTTGAAACCAGGCGGCTTCCATGTGATGTTGTTGGAAGTCAAGCAAGATCTCAAGGTTGGCGATACAATTGATTTGACCTTAACTTTTGAAAAAGCTGGCACGATTACGCTCAAAGTGCCTGTGCAAATGCCTAGTGCGCAATAA
- a CDS encoding AAA family ATPase translates to MFQSLDQLETGSLFILTGQAGAGKSHLAASTRRSGTVWILDTEGAAKNLLGKPGVHKSIQAVQTLSLQQLLAAMQEIQRLGKSGDTVVLDSVSKLLQAMRAHAQQRAGAETDRKTQIEFDEYASFNRNLQAIYTGLTELKQHGFHVIIIGHLAKQYSEQSEDRNHADVGLRVLADEHITYEADAIILVERDGDQRQMRPIIKPPRPLHLKLGANYPAKLATLYPELALDEAFGNSSERTGRPVDASEAERRFFARYASVVGGNNWNAVQRYLGRKDKKPTTIEGWISAAELVRQAPNDQAMAA, encoded by the coding sequence ATGTTTCAGTCGCTAGACCAACTTGAAACAGGCAGTTTATTTATTTTGACAGGGCAAGCAGGCGCAGGCAAATCGCACTTAGCCGCCAGCACCCGCCGCAGTGGCACGGTCTGGATTTTGGATACCGAAGGTGCTGCCAAGAATCTTTTGGGCAAGCCTGGAGTCCACAAATCGATTCAAGCAGTCCAAACCCTCTCGCTGCAACAACTTTTGGCGGCCATGCAAGAGATTCAGCGGCTCGGCAAAAGTGGCGATACGGTGGTGCTCGATTCAGTTTCTAAGCTGCTACAAGCGATGCGAGCCCATGCACAACAACGGGCTGGCGCTGAAACCGACCGCAAAACCCAAATTGAGTTTGATGAATATGCTTCTTTCAATCGCAACTTGCAAGCGATTTATACTGGCCTAACCGAGCTAAAACAACATGGCTTCCACGTGATTATCATCGGCCACTTGGCCAAACAATATAGCGAACAAAGTGAAGATCGCAATCATGCCGATGTGGGCTTGCGCGTGCTGGCCGACGAACATATTACCTACGAGGCCGATGCGATTATTCTGGTCGAGCGCGATGGCGATCAACGTCAGATGCGACCAATTATTAAGCCACCACGGCCTTTGCATCTCAAATTAGGCGCAAATTATCCCGCCAAACTTGCTACGCTCTACCCCGAACTGGCGCTTGACGAGGCTTTTGGCAATAGTTCCGAGCGCACTGGCCGCCCTGTCGATGCCAGCGAAGCCGAACGGCGGTTCTTTGCCCGCTATGCCTCAGTTGTTGGTGGCAACAATTGGAACGCCGTCCAACGATATCTTGGCCGTAAAGATAAAAAACCCACCACGATCGAAGGCTGGATCAGCGCTGCCGAACTGGTACGCCAAGCCCCAAATGACCAAGCCATGGCCGCCTAA